A stretch of the Streptomyces venezuelae genome encodes the following:
- a CDS encoding helix-turn-helix domain-containing protein gives MGAVFKHVQQYSGASQAKIAAAVGMTQARVNEIINGRREVSRLDVYERIADGLTMPDDARRLLGLAASREKRSGGAAFDLATFPEVIRVYSAQASAREEIQQQARTASALDILAVRGLGLIGLNDSMLRAYLGRRETRLCVRVLLLDPNAPALAQRAAEIGESAESLASGVRLAEARLRELSAVCDVEVYRYGMLPTWRLIRTDSIMFVGAFDAGWEGHESATYKVMETPHGPLFRGFRRMFEMMVEGADRTV, from the coding sequence ATGGGCGCGGTGTTCAAGCACGTGCAGCAGTACAGCGGCGCCAGCCAGGCCAAGATTGCGGCTGCGGTAGGCATGACCCAGGCACGCGTGAACGAGATCATCAACGGGCGGCGGGAGGTTTCCCGGCTGGATGTCTATGAGCGCATCGCCGACGGCCTCACCATGCCGGACGATGCACGGCGTCTGCTCGGCCTTGCGGCCAGTCGCGAGAAGCGGTCCGGCGGGGCCGCCTTCGATCTGGCCACGTTCCCCGAGGTCATCCGCGTCTACTCCGCGCAGGCTTCTGCACGTGAGGAGATCCAGCAGCAGGCCCGCACGGCCAGTGCGCTGGACATCCTGGCGGTCCGGGGGCTCGGCCTGATCGGTTTGAACGACTCCATGCTCCGTGCGTACCTCGGCCGCCGTGAGACGCGCCTGTGTGTCCGGGTGCTCCTGCTGGACCCGAACGCGCCGGCCCTGGCGCAGCGCGCCGCTGAGATCGGGGAGTCTGCCGAATCGTTGGCCTCTGGTGTCCGGCTGGCCGAGGCGCGGCTCCGGGAGCTTTCCGCGGTCTGCGACGTCGAGGTGTACCGGTACGGCATGCTGCCCACCTGGCGGCTGATCCGTACGGACTCCATCATGTTCGTCGGGGCGTTCGACGCGGGCTGGGAGGGGCATGAGTCGGCCACGTACAAGGTCATGGAAACGCCCCACGGGCCGCTGTTCCGTGGGTTCCGGCGCATGTTCGAGATGATGGTCGAGGGCGCTGACCGCACAGTCTGA
- the cyaB gene encoding class IV adenylate cyclase, with amino-acid sequence MIEAELKARVHAPEETLRRLDERADGRAEVYQDTYYDTPDGALEARDEELRVRTVHGAVETCTVLTYKGARVDEETGSKPEHETRVEDSEAVHAMLRGLGYVPAIAFEKRCRNYDFVARGRQMLATLVRVPEVDGTFLELETIAERKELTAALDDVRAVLAELGIGEEDLTRELYTDAVRAQRL; translated from the coding sequence ATGATCGAGGCCGAGCTGAAGGCGCGCGTGCACGCGCCCGAGGAGACTCTCCGACGGCTGGACGAGCGTGCCGACGGCCGCGCCGAGGTGTACCAGGACACCTACTACGACACCCCCGATGGGGCGTTGGAGGCCCGGGATGAGGAGTTGCGGGTGCGCACGGTCCACGGGGCGGTGGAGACCTGCACGGTCCTCACGTACAAGGGCGCTCGGGTCGACGAAGAGACCGGCTCGAAGCCTGAGCACGAGACCCGTGTCGAGGACTCCGAGGCGGTTCACGCGATGCTCCGCGGTCTCGGCTACGTCCCGGCCATCGCCTTCGAGAAGCGGTGCAGGAACTACGACTTCGTGGCCCGAGGTCGGCAGATGCTCGCCACCCTGGTCCGGGTCCCCGAGGTGGACGGGACGTTCCTGGAGCTGGAGACGATCGCCGAGAGGAAGGAGCTGACGGCGGCGCTGGACGACGTACGCGCGGTTCTCGCCGAGCTCGGCATCGGTGAGGAAGACCTGACCCGCGAGCTCTACACGGACGCGGTCCGCGCCCAGCGGCTGTGA
- the rpsT gene encoding 30S ribosomal protein S20 produces the protein MANIKSQIKRNKTNEKARLRNKAVKSSLKTAIRKAREAVAAGDVEKATVASRAAARALDKAVSKGVIHKNAAANKKSALASKVATLQG, from the coding sequence GTGGCGAACATCAAGTCCCAGATCAAGCGGAACAAGACGAACGAGAAGGCGCGCCTGCGCAACAAGGCCGTCAAGTCCTCGCTCAAGACCGCGATCCGCAAGGCCCGCGAGGCCGTGGCCGCCGGCGACGTCGAGAAGGCCACCGTGGCTTCCCGTGCCGCCGCGCGTGCGCTCGACAAGGCTGTCTCGAAGGGTGTCATCCACAAGAACGCCGCCGCCAACAAGAAGTCGGCGCTGGCCTCCAAGGTTGCCACCCTCCAGGGCTGA